A section of the Flaviflexus equikiangi genome encodes:
- a CDS encoding nicotinate phosphoribosyltransferase, whose amino-acid sequence MHKSTALLTDMYELTMLESTLKSGAANRASVFEVFCRRLPSGRRYGVVAGTGRILEDLLDFRFTDEELDYLRQSRIVSEETIDWLADYRFTGDIYGYREGECFFPNSPILTVTGTFAEAVLLETLILSILNHDAAVAAAASRMTIAAHGRPCLEMGARRTHERAAVSAARAAVVGGFAGTSVLEAGRTYGVRAIGTAAHSFTLVHDTEEDAFAAQIETMGPGTTLLVDTFDVEQGVVRAVAAARAAGGELGAVRLDSGDLVAQAFTVRKQLDDLGATSTKITVTSDLDEYAIAALGAAPVDSYGVGTKLVTGSGFPTAELVYKLVAREDSEGAIKEVAKRSKSKASHGGLKVAGRVLDETGVAREELIVSCQSWEQGRAALEERGARPLQVPLVLGGEIQAHDSVQEAAQHHVASRNELPYQAWRLSDGEPAIPSTMIDIFPGDDRVYDGT is encoded by the coding sequence ATGCATAAGTCCACCGCACTGCTCACCGACATGTACGAGCTCACCATGCTCGAATCAACACTGAAGTCAGGGGCCGCGAATCGCGCCTCCGTCTTCGAGGTGTTCTGCCGCCGCCTGCCTTCGGGACGCCGCTACGGGGTCGTTGCCGGGACCGGCCGCATCCTCGAAGATCTTCTCGATTTCCGGTTCACCGATGAGGAGCTCGACTATCTCCGACAGTCCCGCATCGTCTCGGAGGAGACCATCGACTGGCTGGCGGACTATCGCTTCACGGGCGATATCTACGGTTATCGCGAAGGGGAGTGCTTCTTCCCCAACTCCCCCATTCTGACCGTCACGGGAACATTCGCCGAGGCCGTCCTCCTCGAAACCCTCATCCTCTCCATCCTCAACCACGATGCTGCGGTCGCCGCAGCCGCCTCCCGTATGACGATCGCGGCACACGGCCGTCCCTGTCTGGAGATGGGAGCGAGACGGACCCACGAACGGGCGGCCGTCTCGGCAGCCCGCGCGGCTGTCGTCGGCGGTTTCGCCGGGACCTCCGTTCTCGAGGCTGGGCGCACGTATGGAGTTCGGGCTATCGGTACGGCGGCGCACTCGTTCACTCTCGTCCACGACACGGAAGAGGATGCGTTCGCGGCGCAGATCGAGACGATGGGACCGGGAACGACACTGCTCGTCGACACGTTCGATGTCGAGCAGGGCGTGGTCCGAGCAGTCGCCGCGGCACGTGCAGCGGGCGGGGAACTCGGTGCAGTGCGCCTCGATTCGGGCGATCTCGTCGCCCAGGCCTTCACCGTGCGCAAGCAGCTGGACGACCTCGGTGCGACGTCCACGAAGATCACGGTCACGTCCGATCTGGACGAATATGCTATTGCGGCGCTCGGCGCGGCCCCCGTCGATTCCTACGGAGTGGGAACGAAACTCGTCACGGGCTCGGGTTTCCCCACGGCCGAGCTCGTCTACAAGCTCGTTGCGCGCGAAGACTCAGAAGGCGCGATCAAAGAGGTTGCCAAGCGGTCGAAGTCGAAAGCCTCCCACGGTGGCCTCAAGGTTGCCGGCCGAGTGCTCGACGAGACGGGCGTGGCCCGCGAAGAGCTCATCGTCTCCTGTCAATCCTGGGAGCAGGGACGCGCCGCGCTTGAGGAGAGGGGAGCGCGCCCTCTCCAGGTCCCGCTCGTCCTCGGCGGCGAGATCCAGGCCCACGACAGCGTGCAAGAGGCTGCGCAGCATCACGTGGCCTCCCGCAACGAGCTCCCCTATCAGGCGTGGCGATTGTCAGACGGCGAACCCGCCATCCCCTCCACCATGATCGACATCTTCCCCGGGGACGATCGCGTCTACGACGGCACGTAA
- a CDS encoding DUF3039 domain-containing protein, with the protein MSELSPAGDAATKTREEHKIAPGDTERYAHYVRKNKLTESNVTGKAVIALCGKVWIPVRNPEAFPVCPECKKIYAQMKGGGENS; encoded by the coding sequence ATGAGTGAACTGAGCCCCGCGGGCGATGCGGCGACAAAGACCCGCGAAGAACACAAGATCGCACCTGGCGACACGGAGCGCTACGCGCACTACGTGCGCAAGAACAAGCTCACCGAGTCGAATGTGACCGGCAAGGCCGTCATCGCCCTCTGCGGCAAGGTCTGGATCCCGGTGCGCAACCCGGAAGCGTTTCCCGTCTGCCCCGAGTGCAAGAAGATCTATGCGCAGATGAAGGGCGGGGGCGAGAACTCCTAG
- a CDS encoding HU family DNA-binding protein produces the protein MSLNRTELIAKIAERANLTKTDADAAISALQEVLVESLSAGEAVKITGLMSIERTERAARKGRNPRTGEEIEIPAGYGVKLSAGSALKKAVTK, from the coding sequence ATGTCCCTGAACCGTACCGAGCTCATCGCCAAAATCGCTGAGCGCGCCAACCTGACCAAGACCGATGCCGATGCCGCGATCTCCGCACTCCAGGAGGTTCTCGTCGAGTCCCTCTCTGCTGGTGAGGCAGTCAAGATCACGGGCCTCATGTCGATCGAGCGCACCGAGCGCGCAGCTCGCAAGGGCCGCAACCCCCGCACGGGCGAAGAGATCGAGATCCCCGCAGGCTACGGAGTCAAGCTCTCCGCAGGTTCGGCTCTCAAGAAGGCCGTCACCAAGTAG
- a CDS encoding aspartate:alanine exchanger family transporter translates to MADLLSTSPLLTIFIVVALGAALGSIPFGPLRLGAAGALFVGLLIGAIVPDVGANLGLLQSLGLALFVYMVGLSAGQTFFSDLKRQAPIMGWAGLILALTAGAAILLGRLVGLEGDMVAGIFAGSLTSTPALAAANDATASGLPSVGYAIGYPVGVILAILIVAWIVGKDWPGAKDTGSLSGQDIVAVSVLVKTPMAVRSVVGFADQELRMSYLRRNGRTRVISPGEELMAGDEVLFVGNGPIVAEAVDQVGERIPEHLAHDRAQVDFRHFVVSNDKLAGRNIAELNLAARFGGVVTRVNRGDLEMLARDDLILELGDRALVVVPRESFDDVASFFGDSVRGVSTFSALSVGVGMALGLLVGMVEISLPGEMSFSLGSAAGPLVVGMILGALHRTGPIIWQVPQAANLTVRQLGLLIFLAAVGITAGPAFMDTAFTAQGLLSVLIAAVVVIASAGGLALAGRLSGLSAPRTAGVVAGMVGQPAILSYATGRRDDERIESGYAALFALCIIVKILLVNVIVSV, encoded by the coding sequence GTGGCTGACCTGTTGTCAACATCGCCCCTCCTCACCATCTTCATCGTTGTCGCCCTCGGAGCCGCGCTCGGTTCCATTCCCTTCGGCCCGCTCCGGCTCGGCGCCGCGGGAGCCCTCTTCGTCGGTCTCCTCATCGGTGCGATCGTTCCCGATGTCGGTGCGAATCTTGGTCTCCTGCAATCCCTCGGCCTTGCCCTCTTCGTCTACATGGTCGGGCTCTCGGCAGGGCAGACGTTCTTCTCCGACCTCAAACGGCAGGCCCCCATCATGGGATGGGCGGGGCTGATACTCGCGCTCACAGCGGGAGCGGCAATCCTCCTCGGGCGCCTCGTGGGACTCGAGGGCGATATGGTCGCCGGAATCTTCGCCGGTTCCCTCACCTCCACACCGGCCTTGGCCGCGGCGAACGATGCAACAGCATCGGGACTGCCCTCGGTCGGCTACGCGATCGGCTACCCGGTCGGCGTCATTCTTGCCATCCTCATCGTCGCCTGGATCGTGGGCAAGGACTGGCCTGGTGCGAAAGACACCGGCTCCCTGTCCGGGCAGGACATCGTGGCAGTCTCGGTTCTCGTCAAGACGCCGATGGCGGTCCGCTCCGTCGTCGGATTCGCGGATCAGGAGCTGCGCATGAGCTATCTGCGCCGCAACGGCAGAACCCGGGTCATCTCTCCCGGGGAGGAGCTCATGGCGGGTGACGAGGTGCTGTTCGTCGGCAACGGCCCCATCGTCGCCGAGGCCGTCGACCAGGTGGGGGAGCGGATCCCAGAACATCTGGCACATGATCGCGCGCAAGTCGATTTCCGCCACTTCGTCGTCTCCAACGACAAGCTTGCGGGCAGGAACATCGCCGAACTCAACCTTGCCGCACGCTTCGGCGGTGTGGTAACGAGGGTCAACCGCGGCGATCTGGAGATGCTCGCCAGAGACGACCTCATCCTCGAACTCGGTGACCGTGCCCTCGTCGTCGTGCCCCGCGAATCCTTCGACGATGTCGCATCGTTCTTCGGTGACTCCGTCAGAGGAGTCTCGACCTTCTCCGCGCTGTCCGTGGGTGTGGGGATGGCGCTCGGCCTCCTTGTCGGCATGGTCGAGATCTCTCTCCCCGGCGAGATGAGCTTCTCCCTCGGCTCCGCGGCAGGTCCCCTCGTCGTCGGCATGATTCTCGGCGCCCTGCACCGAACCGGCCCCATCATCTGGCAGGTGCCCCAGGCGGCGAACCTCACGGTCCGCCAGCTCGGCCTCCTCATCTTCCTCGCGGCCGTCGGGATCACGGCAGGCCCAGCCTTCATGGATACCGCCTTCACCGCGCAGGGCCTCCTCTCCGTCCTGATCGCCGCTGTCGTCGTCATCGCCTCGGCAGGCGGCCTCGCGCTCGCGGGCAGGCTGTCGGGCCTGTCGGCCCCGCGCACGGCCGGCGTTGTGGCAGGAATGGTCGGCCAGCCCGCCATCCTTTCCTATGCGACGGGACGACGGGACGATGAACGGATCGAGTCGGGCTATGCAGCCCTCTTTGCCCTCTGCATCATCGTGAAGATCCTGCTCGTCAATGTCATCGTGTCGGTCTGA
- a CDS encoding ABC transporter ATP-binding protein, translating to MRSLFRILTFTKELRGYYIAIVAASILTAIAALAVPFIIGAATDVVVDALSGARTESSAITAVLWLAGAFLAIEVFSTFISAIGGYVGDVMSARMRTILSTRYYRKLLSLPQSYFDNELTGTIVSRLNRSITEVTNFAKAFSNSFFTMLMTTVAVLVIAAWYAWPLALLLLIIFPIYLWLTALTSTRWQRYEAVKNEDVDTAGGRFTEVIGQIKVVKSFVAELRELTVFTRRYENTIRTTTSQSAHWHGMDAIRRGVMALIFFGIYAIIFTYTVRGAFTVGDMVLLVQLVAMARQPVTMMSYIVDSGQRAIAGSRDYFDVMAIEIEKEPALIEQARRPGGIERLDLRTIDGPALTFDNVTFGYDQDEDVLNGVTFSVNAGERVAFVGESGGGKTTLINLLLGMYDLRAGSITVAGRDVSTMSLLELRSQIGVVFQESSLFSGTIRENIGYADESATDEEIIAAAQKANAWDFIQKFSDGLDSVIGERGLKLSGGQKQRISVARAILKDPAILVLDEATSALDTRSERLVQAGLESLMENRTSLIIAHRLSTISTVDRIVTLKDGRVDEIGTPAELAESGGIYAQLLQLQEEGTKAAKKKLRIYGIER from the coding sequence GTGCGCTCACTGTTCAGAATTCTTACGTTTACGAAGGAGCTGCGCGGCTACTATATCGCCATTGTCGCCGCCTCCATCCTCACCGCCATCGCCGCGCTCGCGGTGCCTTTTATCATCGGGGCGGCAACGGATGTTGTTGTCGATGCTCTGTCGGGTGCACGGACTGAATCCTCTGCTATCACCGCCGTTCTCTGGCTGGCAGGCGCCTTCTTGGCGATCGAGGTCTTCTCGACCTTCATATCTGCCATCGGGGGCTACGTGGGCGATGTGATGAGTGCGAGAATGCGGACGATCCTGTCCACTCGCTACTATCGCAAGCTCCTCTCCCTTCCGCAGAGCTATTTCGACAATGAGTTGACGGGGACGATCGTGTCCCGCCTCAACAGGTCGATCACGGAAGTGACAAACTTCGCGAAGGCGTTCTCGAACAGCTTCTTCACGATGCTGATGACGACGGTCGCCGTACTCGTCATCGCCGCATGGTATGCGTGGCCGCTCGCTCTGCTCCTCCTCATCATCTTCCCGATCTACCTCTGGCTGACGGCATTGACATCGACGAGATGGCAGCGTTACGAGGCGGTCAAGAACGAGGACGTCGATACGGCTGGCGGACGCTTCACCGAGGTCATCGGCCAGATCAAGGTCGTCAAGTCCTTCGTCGCAGAGCTCCGCGAACTGACCGTCTTCACGAGACGCTACGAAAACACGATCCGCACAACCACGTCCCAGTCTGCGCACTGGCACGGCATGGACGCGATACGCCGCGGCGTCATGGCGCTGATCTTCTTCGGCATCTACGCCATCATCTTCACCTACACCGTCCGCGGTGCCTTCACCGTCGGCGACATGGTTCTCCTTGTTCAGCTCGTCGCCATGGCGCGCCAGCCCGTCACGATGATGTCCTACATCGTCGACTCCGGCCAGCGCGCCATCGCAGGGTCCCGAGACTATTTCGATGTCATGGCCATCGAGATCGAGAAGGAACCCGCCCTGATCGAACAGGCCAGGCGTCCGGGGGGAATCGAACGCCTGGACCTCCGCACGATCGACGGCCCCGCATTGACATTCGACAACGTCACCTTCGGCTACGACCAGGACGAGGACGTTCTCAACGGGGTGACATTCTCCGTCAACGCGGGTGAGCGCGTCGCCTTCGTCGGAGAGTCCGGGGGAGGCAAGACGACCCTTATCAACCTCCTCCTCGGCATGTACGACCTGCGAGCCGGGTCCATCACGGTTGCCGGGCGAGACGTCTCAACCATGTCGCTCCTGGAGCTGCGCTCCCAGATCGGCGTCGTCTTCCAGGAGTCGAGCCTGTTCTCGGGAACGATCCGAGAGAACATCGGATACGCCGACGAGTCGGCGACGGACGAGGAGATCATTGCCGCCGCGCAGAAGGCGAATGCGTGGGACTTCATCCAGAAGTTCTCAGATGGTCTCGACTCCGTGATCGGCGAGCGCGGACTCAAACTGTCCGGAGGGCAGAAGCAGCGCATATCCGTTGCGCGCGCGATACTCAAAGACCCCGCCATTCTCGTCCTCGACGAAGCGACATCTGCGCTCGACACACGATCGGAGCGACTCGTCCAGGCTGGCCTCGAGTCCCTCATGGAGAACCGGACCTCCCTCATCATCGCCCACCGCCTCTCGACCATCTCGACCGTCGACAGGATCGTCACGCTCAAGGACGGCCGCGTCGACGAGATCGGCACGCCCGCGGAACTCGCCGAATCCGGCGGCATCTACGCCCAGCTCCTCCAGCTGCAGGAAGAGGGAACGAAAGCGGCGAAGAAGAAGCTCCGCATATACGGGATCGAGAGATAA
- a CDS encoding VOC family protein yields MIRHSIYLTFPGNAAQAFTYYQSVFGGELTMQTYGELDTSDFPFDPDPSWIAHGELRGPVSLSGGDGGDQPLGSPVYSMLLYGTDVEEGRALLARLAEDGGESIMPFEQAPWGDFYGQTRDRFGITWAVATRD; encoded by the coding sequence ATGATCCGACACAGTATCTACCTCACGTTCCCGGGCAATGCCGCCCAAGCATTCACCTACTATCAGTCCGTCTTCGGCGGCGAACTCACCATGCAGACCTATGGCGAGCTCGACACCAGCGATTTTCCGTTCGACCCTGACCCGTCGTGGATAGCCCACGGGGAGCTTCGCGGTCCGGTCTCGCTCTCGGGAGGCGATGGTGGGGACCAGCCGCTCGGCTCCCCCGTCTACTCGATGCTTCTCTATGGCACGGACGTCGAGGAGGGACGAGCTCTGCTCGCTCGACTCGCAGAAGACGGCGGGGAGAGCATCATGCCCTTCGAGCAGGCTCCCTGGGGAGACTTCTATGGCCAGACACGCGACCGTTTCGGCATCACCTGGGCGGTCGCAACCAGAGACTAG
- a CDS encoding MMPL family transporter, whose amino-acid sequence MKSQQTARGKHSTGSREGRGGRWWARVLLPALIILTWLTMAGLGGPLFGRIEEVSSNDQNAYLPQDSESAEVAGLVSDFYDSDDIPGVVVVVSDNGALVDSDLDAIASATEAVAGLEGVGDISPPIPSEDGEAVQIFVPLDSSGEITESVEQVRATLADELPDSLTAFVTGPAGLTADLSEAFGGIDGLLLGVAFLAVLLILLVVYRSFVLPAAVLTTSLLALSASILVIWNLANWDIFLLNGQTQGILFILVIGAATDYSLLYVSRYREELLQHEDKWVATRKAWRGTIEPVLASGGTVIAGLLCLLLSNLESNSVLGPVASVGIIFAMLSALTLLPAMLGLAGRKAFWPRVPKFDEGSEGHEHINFDGVWGRTVRFVERRSRIIWILTTVALAIGAFGAFSLKADGVAQTDFVLTASEARDGQEKLSEHFPAGSGSPASVLVNESDIDAVVAALYENDGIDSVTIFASDAPSGQAPITTDGITAVGPPGTPAPEPPVVDGRVLLQATLTDPADSTDAFSTIEELRETMVDAAPDTLIGGTTATNLDTITTSIADRNLIIPIILVVILLILMMLLRAVVAPILLILTTILSFGTAMGVAAVVFNNILDFPGADPSVPLYSFVFLVALGIDYNIFLMTRVREETIKYGTHEGVVRGLAITGTVITSAGVVLAATFAALAVIPILFLFQLAFIVAFGVLLDTFIVRTLLVPALSLDIGKAIWWPSKLAKDDSSRADAAGAEERELVGTR is encoded by the coding sequence GTGAAAAGTCAACAGACTGCCCGTGGGAAACACTCAACGGGCTCCCGTGAGGGGCGAGGCGGACGATGGTGGGCGAGAGTTCTGCTCCCTGCCCTGATCATCCTCACCTGGTTGACGATGGCGGGGCTCGGCGGCCCCCTCTTCGGCCGAATCGAAGAAGTCTCCTCGAATGATCAGAATGCTTATCTCCCGCAAGACTCCGAGTCCGCAGAAGTGGCAGGCCTCGTGTCAGATTTCTACGACTCCGACGATATCCCCGGAGTTGTCGTCGTCGTGTCCGACAACGGAGCCCTCGTCGATTCGGACCTCGACGCCATCGCATCCGCGACCGAAGCGGTTGCGGGCCTCGAGGGTGTCGGCGATATCTCTCCCCCCATTCCCTCAGAGGACGGGGAAGCGGTGCAGATCTTCGTGCCGCTCGACTCGAGCGGGGAGATCACGGAAAGCGTCGAGCAGGTCCGTGCAACTCTTGCTGACGAACTGCCGGACTCGCTGACGGCCTTCGTGACGGGCCCCGCGGGCTTGACAGCGGATCTCAGCGAGGCTTTCGGCGGAATCGACGGCCTGCTCCTCGGCGTCGCCTTCCTTGCTGTTCTCCTCATCCTCCTCGTCGTCTACCGATCATTCGTGCTGCCGGCCGCTGTGCTGACAACAAGCCTCCTGGCGCTCAGCGCCTCCATCCTCGTGATCTGGAACCTGGCGAACTGGGATATCTTCCTTCTCAACGGTCAAACCCAGGGCATCCTCTTCATCCTCGTCATCGGCGCCGCGACCGACTACTCTCTCCTCTACGTGTCGCGCTACCGCGAAGAACTGCTCCAGCACGAAGACAAGTGGGTTGCGACGCGGAAGGCGTGGCGCGGCACGATCGAGCCCGTTCTCGCCTCTGGCGGCACCGTGATCGCCGGCCTGCTCTGCCTTCTCCTGTCGAACCTGGAATCCAACAGCGTCCTCGGACCTGTCGCCTCGGTCGGCATCATCTTCGCGATGCTGTCGGCACTGACACTGCTCCCCGCGATGCTCGGACTTGCCGGCCGGAAGGCGTTCTGGCCCCGCGTACCGAAGTTCGATGAGGGCTCCGAGGGCCACGAGCACATCAACTTCGATGGCGTCTGGGGCAGGACCGTCCGCTTCGTCGAACGCCGTTCCCGCATCATCTGGATCCTCACGACCGTGGCTCTCGCCATCGGAGCATTCGGCGCCTTCTCCCTCAAGGCCGACGGTGTCGCCCAAACCGATTTCGTCCTCACGGCCTCCGAGGCCCGCGATGGTCAGGAGAAGCTCTCCGAGCACTTCCCTGCAGGCTCCGGCAGCCCCGCCTCCGTTCTCGTCAACGAATCTGACATCGATGCTGTCGTGGCAGCTCTCTACGAGAACGACGGAATCGATTCGGTCACCATCTTCGCCAGCGACGCGCCTAGCGGCCAGGCCCCCATCACCACCGATGGCATCACAGCAGTCGGCCCCCCAGGAACGCCTGCGCCTGAGCCGCCAGTCGTCGATGGACGTGTCCTTCTCCAGGCAACCCTGACGGACCCCGCGGATTCCACCGACGCGTTCTCGACGATCGAGGAGCTGCGCGAGACGATGGTCGATGCTGCGCCGGATACTCTCATCGGCGGCACCACAGCCACGAACCTCGACACGATCACCACATCGATTGCGGATAGGAACCTCATTATCCCGATCATCCTCGTCGTCATCCTGCTGATCCTCATGATGCTGCTGCGCGCTGTCGTCGCACCGATCCTGCTGATCCTCACGACCATCCTGTCGTTCGGCACAGCCATGGGTGTGGCCGCCGTCGTGTTCAACAACATCCTCGACTTCCCCGGAGCCGATCCATCGGTGCCGCTCTACTCCTTCGTCTTCCTTGTCGCACTCGGCATCGACTACAACATCTTCCTCATGACCCGCGTCCGGGAAGAGACGATCAAGTACGGCACCCACGAAGGGGTCGTCCGCGGCCTCGCCATCACCGGAACAGTCATCACCTCGGCCGGTGTGGTCCTCGCAGCCACCTTCGCGGCTCTGGCCGTCATCCCGATCCTCTTCCTCTTCCAGCTTGCCTTCATCGTCGCCTTCGGCGTGCTGCTCGATACCTTTATCGTCCGCACGCTCCTGGTGCCGGCACTCAGCCTCGACATCGGCAAGGCGATCTGGTGGCCGTCCAAGCTCGCGAAGGATGATTCCTCGCGCGCGGATGCTGCCGGAGCGGAAGAACGAGAACTCGTCGGAACTCGCTGA
- a CDS encoding MarR family winged helix-turn-helix transcriptional regulator, with protein sequence MVDSTPPPAQAGKMEMYGIRENDPSGELVDFDGLTDEDIAQITRLMRALGELREVEREVSEASAKYMELNETDMRALHYLMVCENQKDIATPSKITKHLNISPASTTKLLDRLEMAEHITRSQHPSDRRALQIRVNPATRKAAYETVGRLQSRRFYAAAHLSPHEREIVIQFLQDMAERIDMKNVDWAKHD encoded by the coding sequence ATGGTAGACAGCACCCCGCCTCCAGCGCAAGCCGGAAAAATGGAGATGTACGGAATACGAGAGAACGACCCCTCGGGCGAACTCGTCGACTTCGACGGTCTCACCGATGAGGACATCGCCCAGATCACCCGGCTCATGCGAGCTCTCGGCGAACTGCGGGAGGTGGAACGAGAGGTGAGCGAGGCATCCGCGAAATACATGGAGCTCAACGAGACCGACATGAGGGCCCTGCACTACCTCATGGTGTGCGAGAACCAGAAGGACATTGCCACGCCCAGCAAGATCACGAAGCACCTCAACATCTCTCCCGCATCGACCACGAAGCTGCTGGACAGGCTGGAGATGGCCGAGCACATCACACGCAGCCAACATCCCTCCGACCGCCGCGCGCTCCAGATCAGGGTGAATCCTGCGACTCGGAAGGCAGCCTACGAAACGGTCGGACGCCTTCAGTCACGCCGTTTCTACGCGGCAGCGCACCTTAGCCCCCACGAGCGAGAAATCGTGATCCAATTCCTCCAAGACATGGCTGAAAGAATTGATATGAAGAACGTTGATTGGGCAAAACATGACTGA
- a CDS encoding AMP-dependent synthetase/ligase encodes MTDHSFVAEASTPALVDMAHRRNVTDLLVDRVAIAPEHHAFRIEKQGALVDVTTQEFYDLVTATARGLIAHGVRAGDRLAIHGATGYPWAVADMASFWVGAIVIPVFDSSSPEQVRQMMIDAEVQWAFADSEAKRRTIIDSGLDTERQVTAWDLSDDGIAEVGEAGASIDSATVEERRLSAGLDDTATMVYTSGTEGSPKGVVITHRNLMGQVLNIGADYSEVVHDRGSTLIFLPLAHVLARGLQLICIAAGMTISYEPDPKQAIAALSDIRPTFLVVVPRILEKVRERLAARAEEKKMGWLWRDAERTGIAWGSHLERLQHEPDAAPPRMLSLKKRLYDKLFYSKVRALMGGNIEYLLCGAAPLNASINRLFRGMGLEVIEGYGLTETTAPLTGNRPGHNYAGTVGQPGPGHTVRISPEGEILASGIGVSPGYYRDHHNEGAFVDGFLKTGDLGHLDDEGRLTITGRIRDTVVTAGGKTIAPQGWQARVEENPLVAHAVVVGESRPYPAALIFLDPEEAAKQGISSPDEATETSQVTREDLIARILPSIRLANLSVSAPEQIKRFKVLLSDLNPGGDFVTPTMKLRRSRVIQALSNVIDDLYKNGSSV; translated from the coding sequence ATGACTGATCATTCATTTGTCGCCGAGGCCTCCACTCCTGCACTTGTCGACATGGCACACCGGAGGAACGTCACCGATCTCCTCGTCGACCGGGTCGCAATCGCCCCCGAGCATCATGCGTTCCGAATCGAGAAACAGGGTGCTCTCGTCGACGTGACGACGCAAGAGTTCTACGATCTCGTGACGGCAACGGCTCGAGGCCTGATCGCGCATGGCGTTCGCGCCGGTGACAGGCTCGCGATCCATGGAGCAACCGGATATCCGTGGGCAGTCGCCGACATGGCGTCGTTCTGGGTCGGTGCTATCGTCATCCCTGTCTTCGACTCGTCCTCCCCGGAGCAGGTCCGGCAGATGATGATCGACGCGGAAGTCCAGTGGGCATTCGCCGACAGCGAGGCGAAGCGGCGCACGATCATCGACAGCGGTCTCGACACGGAACGCCAGGTCACGGCATGGGATCTCAGCGATGATGGCATCGCGGAGGTCGGAGAAGCTGGCGCGAGCATCGACAGCGCGACCGTCGAGGAGCGAAGGCTCTCTGCCGGTCTCGATGACACCGCCACCATGGTCTACACATCCGGCACGGAGGGATCACCGAAGGGCGTTGTCATTACCCACCGCAACCTCATGGGGCAGGTCCTGAACATCGGGGCAGACTATTCGGAGGTCGTCCACGACCGCGGATCGACCCTCATCTTCCTTCCCCTCGCGCACGTTCTCGCCCGCGGTCTTCAGCTCATCTGCATCGCAGCAGGGATGACGATCAGCTACGAGCCCGATCCGAAACAGGCCATAGCCGCACTCAGCGACATTCGCCCCACCTTCCTCGTTGTTGTCCCCCGGATCCTCGAAAAGGTTCGCGAACGGCTTGCCGCGAGGGCCGAGGAGAAGAAGATGGGCTGGCTGTGGCGCGACGCTGAACGAACCGGGATCGCCTGGGGCTCTCATCTCGAACGCCTCCAGCACGAACCCGACGCCGCTCCCCCGCGCATGCTATCCCTCAAGAAGCGTCTCTACGACAAGCTCTTCTACTCGAAGGTTCGGGCGCTCATGGGTGGGAACATCGAGTATCTCCTGTGCGGTGCGGCGCCCCTCAACGCCTCAATCAATCGCCTGTTCCGTGGCATGGGCCTCGAGGTCATCGAAGGCTACGGCCTCACCGAGACAACGGCACCACTGACCGGCAACCGTCCCGGACACAACTACGCCGGCACCGTCGGCCAACCAGGCCCCGGACATACCGTCCGCATCTCACCCGAGGGCGAGATCCTTGCCAGCGGCATCGGCGTCTCCCCCGGCTACTACCGCGACCACCACAACGAGGGTGCTTTCGTCGACGGGTTCCTGAAAACCGGAGACCTTGGCCACCTCGACGACGAAGGCCGACTCACCATCACCGGCCGAATCCGTGACACCGTCGTGACGGCGGGAGGGAAGACGATCGCGCCGCAGGGTTGGCAGGCCAGAGTCGAGGAGAACCCCCTCGTGGCGCACGCCGTCGTCGTGGGAGAGTCCCGCCCCTACCCTGCCGCCCTGATCTTCCTCGACCCGGAGGAGGCGGCGAAGCAGGGAATCTCCTCCCCCGATGAGGCGACTGAGACGTCTCAGGTCACCCGCGAAGATCTCATTGCCCGCATCCTCCCCTCGATCCGTCTCGCCAACCTCAGCGTGTCCGCGCCCGAACAGATCAAGCGCTTCAAGGTGCTCCTGTCAGACCTCAACCCGGGCGGAGACTTCGTCACCCCGACGATGAAGCTTCGGCGCTCGCGCGTCATCCAGGCCCTCTCGAACGTCATCGACGACCTGTACAAGAACGGCTCGAGCGTATGA